The genomic window GTAAGGAAGCGCAAGGTTGGTGGTTTCACAAACAGTTTTAAAAAGCAGATCAAAGGCCGACTGGTAATCCTGTGTATTTTTTTCTGATGCAAGGCCGGGCTTTGGGCCGTTCGTGTTATTCACGAGAATATCAATGTCGTGATTCTGAAAATATTCCGTTATTATATTCCGGAAGCTTTCAAAATCTGAAAAGTCAGCAACAAGATATTCGTGTTGCTGTTCGTCGCTCACGATGGGGAGCGAGCGTACGAAATCCTTTAGTTTTTCTTCATTACGCGCCATGACGGTAACATTGGCTCCGCATTTGGCAAGCTCTGTGGCGACCCCCGCTCCTATTCCCTGTGTAGCCGCTCCTACCAGGGCATTTTTTGAATTTAAGTGGATGTTCATGTGTTTGGTATTTATTATATAAAAATAGGATTAATAAGAGAATTAACAGGATAAAAATGGGTGGAGATTATTTTAATTTTCAATTTCCACAGTTATCTAAAATATTCTTATTCAGTATATTTTAATCACTCTGAATTTTTGTGGGGCTGTAGCCGAAACGTTTTTTGAAAGCGTAGGAAAAATGGGAAAGGTCTTCAAAACCGAGATCGGTGTAAATGCCGGAAGGGGCCTGTTTATTTTCCCGGATAAGAAAATGTGCCTCATCCAGCCGTTTCTGAAGGAGCCAACGATGCGGTGAAGTATGGAATATCTTCTCAAAATCACGCTTAAAAGTTGCCAGGCTTCTTCCGGTAAGGTAAGCAAAGCGTTCCAGATTAACATTATAACGGTAATTCTGATTCATAAATCGCTCAAGATCTATTTTGTGCGGTTGGGAAAAATCAAAAAGAACCTGCTGAAGTTCAGGCTGTGACGACTGCAGCAAAATCATCAGCAGTTCCTTTATTTTAAGATCGATGAGGGAGTTGTTCTGTATGCCGGTTTTGATAAGGGTCTGAAGAGAAATAATATAATTTTTAAGCAGGTCATTCTGCTCAATCCGGTGCATTGGTTTTACAACTGCAGGATGTTGTGCAGAACAGCCATATTCCTGAGCAAAGTTTCTGAGGTTGTCTTCACTCAAATAAATATTCATGCTTTCAAAAGTACCTATTTCCGGCGGGTACTTTATAAACTTTACCAACTGGTTTTTCCTGATCAGATGGAAATCCCCTTCCTGTGCTTCATACTTCTGCTTTCCTTCCAGCAGGGTGAAACTTCCTGCAATCTGATAGGAAAGCGTGTGCTGAGGAACAAAATTTTCCCCTTTCCTGCTCATCTCATGATAACATGAGTATACAATATCCTGCTTTTCGGTCATGATGATTATTAAAAAAATACCGCTTCCTATAGCCGTGGTTTCAAATGTACAAATTATTATTTCAGAATGGCTTTCGCTTCAAGATAATGCTGCAAGCCGAACTCGCCGTATTCCCTTCCTATTCCCGACTGTTTGAACCCTCCGAAAGGAACCATCGGATCATGGCTGAAACCGTTGATGCAGATTCTTCCGGCATCAATCTTTGAGGCAATATCCATTGCCCGTTCGGGATCCGACGAACTGATATACGCTGCGAGACCATACGGAGTATCATTGGCTATGGCAATGGCCTCTTCTTCATTTTTATAAGAGATGATCGACAGGACGGGACCGAAGATTTCTTCCCGGGCAATCTTCATGTCATTTTTAACACCGGTAAAGATCGTCGGCTTTACAAAATTTCCGGCTTCCAGCCCCTGCGGTTTACCCGGCCCGCCGGCAAGTAACAAAGCCCCTTCTTCAAGGCCCGCTTCAATAAAAGACTGAACCCTTTCATACTGCCGTACACTTACCATAGGCCCTATCTGGGTTTTTTCGTCCTGAGGCAATCCCACAACCATCTGTTCGGCGGTCATCTTTGCAATCCTGTTTACCTGATCGAGTTTATGTTCCGGAACCAGCAGCCTTGTTGGTGCAATACACGCCTGTCCGCTGTTCATATAAGCTCCGTACACCGCCATCGGAATTACCTGGTCCAGGTCTGCATCGTCAAGGATGATATTAGGAGATTTGCCTCCAAGTTCCAGGGTTACGCGCTTCATGGTACACGCCGCATTTCCGGCAATCATTTTTCCGACGGCAGTAGAACCTGTAAAGGAAATCTTAGCAACATCAGGATTCCGGATCAGTTCGGTTCCAACGACATTTCCAAGGCCCGTCACAAAATTTACGGCTCCTTCCGGAAGCCCTGCTTCATGAAAAGCTTCCATCAGTACCATTGTCTGCAGGCTGCTCATTTCACTGGCCTTGATTACGCTGGTACAGCCCGCAGCAATGGCAGTGGCTACCTTGCTGGCAATCGAACTGCTGCTTGCATTCCAGGGAGTGATCATCCCTACAACGCCGACCGGCTGTAATTTCACCAGGGAAGAATTTATCATTTTCCCGAATTTAAAATTTTTAAGAACTTCGGCCATACTGTCGAACCAGCTTCCGGTGTAGCGGCTGCTTATGGTGGAAAACTGGCGTGTTCCCCCGTATTCCTCAATCATTATTTCCGTAAGCTCATCCTGTTTTTTTTCTACGGCTTCTTTCAGTTTTTCAAGATACAGTACCCGCTCTTCTACGGTAGTCTGTGAAAATGTTTTAAAAGCTTCCTTTGCGGTGACAACCGCATTCCGTACATCTGTCTCGTCTGCAAGTATTGCTTCTCCGATCTTTTTGTTGTCGGAAGGATTGATGATTTCAAGAATTTCCGTTCCATGCGGATTTACAAATTTGCCATTGATGTAGATTTTATTTACTTGTTTCATTTTGATTGTTTTATAAGAGCAAAGGTAAACCGCTTCGCTGACAACAATTTTGTAAAACAGCTCAATTATACTTTGTAAAACAGCTCATTTCAAAAATCCTGTTTGTTCATGCATAAAAAAAGCTGCATGAAAAGCAGCTTAATTTGTATAAGTATGATTTGTTTTTACGGCTGGCCGCTTCCTCCTGCTGCTCCGTAAATATGTCCTGTGGTAAAGCTGGCATTGTTATCAGCAAGCTGTACGAATATGGAAGCCAGCTCGGCAGGCTGCCCCGGTCTTCCCAGTGGCGTTTCTTCACCGAATTTTTCAATATTTTCCTGGGTCTGTCCGCCGCTTACTTCAAGTGCCGTCCAAACCGGTCCCGGCGCAACGCCGTTTACCCTGATTCCTTTCGGTCCCAGCTGTTTGGCCAGTGATTTTACATAACTTGTCGTTGCCGCTTTGGTCTGCGCGTAATCGTAAAGATTTTCTGATGGATCATAAGCCTGTACGGAAGACAGACCGATAATGGATGAACCCGGCTTCAGATGAGGTAAGGCTGCTTTTGTAATCCAGAACGGTGCGTAAATATTGGTTTTCATCGTTCTCTCAAACTCTTCCGTGCTGATATCAAGAATCGATTCGTGGGTTTTCTGGTGCCCTGCATTGTTTACCAGGATATCAAGGCCTCCAAGTTCCTGAACTGCCTGGGCAACCAGTTTTTTGCAAAAGTCTTCCGTACGGATGTCTCCGGGGATGGCTACCGCTTTACGCCCAGCCTGGCGGATGAGTGCCACTACTTCTTTTGCATCCGGTTCTTCTTCCGGCAGATAGTTGATCGCTACATCAGCCCCTTCTCTCGCATAAGCGATGGCAGCCGCACGTCCGATCCCGGAATCTCCCCCTGTAATCAGCGCTTTTCTTCCCATCAGCCTTCCGGATCCTACGTATGTTTTTTCACCATGATCCGGAACGGGATCCATTTTGCTTGCCAATCCGGGGAATGGCTGAAACTGTCTTTTAAAAGGCGGTCGGGGGTATTTTGTAGTAGGATCTGTCAGATCCGGCCCCATTGCAGGATTTGTTTTTTTGTTCTGAGACTGGGCAAAGGTTCCCGGTGCTACGGCAGCCACTGCAATAGTGGTTGCAATTTTTCCAATGGCATTTCTTCTTGTGATTTGCTTTTCCATTATATAATATTTTGGTGTGATTGATCTTAGAATAAATTTCTGCCCTGCGGCAATAATAACGGTAATATTTCTACAAGTATGAGACCATAGACGAAAAAAATCTGCCGGATGTTAAAAATGTGGTATGCAAATTTCAATATGTGCAATTGAATAATCAGACTTCTCTCTGATATTCAGATATTTTTATATTGTTTTTATAATAACAAACTTATAATATTTTCATAGGTTGATTTGGTTTTGATTCAGACTAAGCTAATCTATATTAAATATGATTAAATTTATTCCTATTGAATTAATAATGTTAAGATTGAATTTGAATTGATTAAGTCTGAATTTTTAACTAACATATTTTAAGGGCCTCCCATTTTAATGAGATTTATCTGAATTAGATTTAAATCAGAAAATTTTTATTTTAAAAGCATACCACACCGATGAAAGAAGGTTTCTGTTGGCAGATTATTTGTTTTGGTAACGGAAAATTGTTGTTATGAATAATAAAATAAAAGTAGCATTAGGCTTAATCGCCGGTGGATCGCTGATCTATTTCGGATTGAAAAAGAAAAACGGGAAGGTAAAAACATTTACGGCTCCTGACGGAAATACTTATGGTGAAAATCAACTTTACCGTACATTCGATAACAAGCTGTTTAAAAACGGAAAGGAAGTTCATTTCAATACTCCGGAATCGGAAGGCAAAGGCACTTCTTCCAGCCAGTACGAAGCGAATAATGAGAAATTAACGAAAAACTATCAGGCAGGAAATCAAAATGTCAATTACCATCAGAAAGGGGTTAGACATCACTGATCGTTATTTAATTTAATAAAAATCTCCGTTTACACAACTGATGTAAACGGAGATTTTTATTGATATTCTCTTTATTTTAGGGGTTTTACGGACACTGCAAAACCGCCGCTCCTCGCCATATTAAAATCAATTTTAGATTTGCTTGTGATAATCTTTTTGTAAATGGTATAGCTTTGAGGATTATCGATATAGTCGGCCTTTTTCCCGTCTTCATAAACGGTAGCCTCATATTTTCTTCCTTTCTCAAGAAACGAAAAATCGAGCCGGTAAGACCTTTTATTTTCGTCGGTAATTCCGCCGACAAACCAGTTTTCTGTCCCCTTTGCTTTTCTGGCCGTAATGATGTAGTCTCCTGGTTCTGCTGATAAAATTTTAGTATCGTCCCAGTCGGCAGCCACATCTTTAATAAACTGGAAGGCATCCATATGCTTCTTATAATTTTCCGGCAAATCCGCAGCCATCTGGACCGGCATGTACATTACCACATACAGCGCCAACTGCTTGGCCAGGGTGGTTTGTACGAAACGTTTATCACCCGGGAAATAATAATCCAGTTTTGTCTGGAAGATACCCGGTGTATAATCCATTGATCCTCCCATCCACCGCGTAAACGGAAGAATGGTCTGGTGATCGGGGTTGTTTCCAAGAAATGCCTCATGCTCCGTGCCACGCGCCGATTCTGCAGATACCCAATTCGGATACGTTCTGCTTTCGCCTCCCGGCCGTACGGATTCGTGGGAATTAACCATGATTTTATATTCATTTGCCTTTTCGGCAATCCGGTAAAAATGATTGATCATCCACTGCGAAAAATGATGTTCGCTTCTTGGGATAATATCGCCTACATAGCCCGTTTTTACAGCATCATAACCATACTGGTTCATCAGCCGGAAGGCTTTGTCGGCCCATCGTTCATAGTTGGTGGCAGATCCGGAAGTTTCGTGATGCATGATCAGTTTAATTCCTTTGGAATGGGCGTACTGATTCAGCATTTCAATATCAAAATCCGGATACGGCGTAATAAAATCGAAAACAAATTCTTTTGAATGCCCGATCCAGTCTTCCCAGCCGATGTTCCATCCTTCTACCAATAAACCGTTAAAGCCGTTTTCCGATGCGAAATCAATGTATTCTTTTACCTTCGTATTATTAGCACCATGCTTTCCGTTTGGGGTTAGCTTTGAAAAATCGGTATCGCTGATATGAACATTGGTTTTGGGCTGCCCGTAGGCCCACTGGGATTTCCCGATGATCATTTCCCACCAGACGCCCATGTATTTGGTAGGATGGATGTAGGAAGTGTCTTTATATTTGGTGGGTTCATTCAGGTTAAAAAGCATCTTTGAATCCAATACGACTTCTGCTTTCGGCGAAACGATGATGGTTCTCCAGGGGGTGACGGATGAAGTCTGAATATAACCTTTGGCTCCGTTTTTATCCGGAGTAAGATGGGTTTTCAATTTAAAATTTTTGACATCAACTTCGAGATTTGATGCCGGATAATTTAATACGGCAGCTTCGGCAATATTCATATATAAAGGATCGCGGCCTTCTTTCTTAAGCATTAGCGGGGACTGTACGGCGTCCTTGACTAAGGTCTGGGAAGAATGCTTATCTACGCCCTGGCTCCATCTCGCCGGGATTTCTGAAATTTTCGTCGTTTGGGAAGGATATTCCTGGGAGTCGTAATCGGCAACGATCCACCAGGCTTTCATATCGGTAGGAAGATCGAATTCGGTATCTTCTTCTTTAATAATAAAATAATTCAGGTTTTTCTGTTGGGGAAATTCGTATCTGAAACCGAGCCCGTCATCAAACAGTCTGAACCGGACAACAATATTCCGGTCTGTAGAGGCCTGATTAAGGGTAACGGCTAGTTCATTATAATGGTTGATATAATTTTTCTTTTCACCCAGCACCGGCTGCCAGGTCTCATTTTTGGCATCCCGCTTTTCATCCGTTTTTGAAAATCCGTTATTCAGATCATTACTTCCCTCTTCTTTCTTATTGATTTCCGAAGCAAATTTTACAGTATTGTTTTTAAATAACCGTAATCCCAGCCTAGAATCCTCAATCACTGGGATTCCGTTGCAGGTAAGATTATAATAAGGAACTCCCTGCTTCAGTTGAAAATTCATCATCAATTTTCCGTCAGGTGATTTAAGGGATTGTGCATTGATACATGCGCAGAATATTGGGAACAAGACGGTTCCCAGGATACGGTTTTTCATATGGACGATTTGGTTTACTAAAAATAATGAAAGTTTACCGAACCGCCATGTTATGAGGGATATAAGTTCTCAGAAAATTTTATTCTGCAGCGAGGGAAGCTTTGCCAGGCTTTTTCCTGGGAAGCGTAAACCAGAAGGTGCTTCCTTCTCCTATTTTGCTATCAACTCCTATTTTTCCGGAATGCTTTTTTATGATTTCCGAGCAGATGTACAATCCTAACCCAAGTCCAGAATACGATTTTCCTGCATGTTCCGCTCTGTAATACCGGTCAAAAAGATGAGGAATGACGGCTTCTGAAATCCCTTGCCCGAAATCGCGGACGGATATTTTTACGTATTCCGGTTCGGCTTCCGTGAAAATCTGGATTTCTCTCGATCCTTTTGCATATTTTACCGCATTGTTTACGAGGTTAATGACCACCTGCTCGATCCGGTGCTCGTCGGCATGGATTTCCAGCAATTCGTCACCTCTGAGGATGAGTTTATGCTTACCTTCCAGTCTTACATGGTGGCAGCTTTTGCTGAGCATTTCATGCAGGTTGAACGTCTGATATTCCAGCATCAGCTGATCCTGCCCCAGCCGGCTCATATTCAGCAGATCGTCGATCAGCATACACATTTTCTCGATGCCTTTATCAGACTGCTCGATCAGCCGTATATGCATTGGGGAATATGGTTTTTCTTTGATCCGGTTCAGCAGTTGTATGGATGCTCTTACAGCAGTAAGCGGCGTTTTCAGCTCGTGGCTGGCTACACTTAAGAAATCGTCCTTCCGCTGTTCGGCCAGCTTTTTATCGGTAATGTCGGCGTTCATTCCCACCATTCGGTCAGCGATCCCTTCATCATTAAATCTTGGCAGTCCATGTGCCTGAATCCAGTGGATAGAACCATCTTTCCATTGTACCGGATATTCTGCCTTGTAAATCTGATTGGTTTTGATGGATTCTTTTACCAAGTCTTTGATCCGTCTTCTATGCTCCGGTAAAATCGACTGATAGAGATCCAGATAGGTAAATTTGTCTTCCGCATGATAGCCGTAATTGTATTTAAACTGATTGGTACTGTCCATCATTCCGGTAGAAAGATTGATTTCCGTAGAGCCCAGGCGGCTTGCATCCAGCGCAATTTCAAGACGGTTTTTAATTTCAACGACTGATTCCCTTGCCTGTACCTGCTCCGTAACATCAGTAGCTACCACAAGAATTGAAACGGCTGCATTATTTTCATCAAAAATAGGCTGGTAAACAAAATTGAGATAACACTCGATGAGTTCACCGTTCTTTTCAAGCATTGCCTTCAGTTCTTTACCGAAGTAAGGTTTTCCACTGGTGTACACTTCTTTGAGGATATCAATAAAAGGTTGATCTTCCAGTTCCGGAAGTGCCTCAGCCAAAGGCAGACCCACTACGGACCGGTCTTTATTCCAGATATCCAGCACCTTATCGTTTACAATTTCTACTTGAAAATTTTCTCCGCGCAGAGAAGCCATGGCAACAGGAGATTTTTCAACCAGATTCTTAAATCGTTTTTCATTTTCTTCTAGTGCGTGGTTTGCCGTCAGCAACTCTTTTTTTATTTTAAGAAGTTCACTGTTTGCATTAAAAAGTTCCTCGTGTTTGGAAACCAGATCTTCATTGGTTGCAAGATATTCTTCATTAAGTGCAGAAAGATCATCAATCAGTTTTTGTTCCGATTTTGACTTTTCATCTACCATCTGCATCGCTTTCTGTCTTTCCGTGACTTCGGATGCGGTATTCAGGATGTATGCTGTTTTGCCGTCCGGGCCTAAAATCGCTTTATATTCAAAGTCGAAATAGAATTTTTCCGGATATCCGTTGGTAAGCAATACCGCAGGATAATCTTTTGCCATAAAGGTTTCCCCGGAATTCCATACATTAATTAAAATATCGTAAAAAGGCTGGTCGTGCAACTCAGGAAGTGCAATTTTAAATTTTTCTCCTATTACGCCTTTATCTTTTCCCCAGAATTTCAGCATCGCCTGATTAGCGCTTAGGATCGTAATATCATCATCTTTATATGCATAAACTGCGGTAGCACTCGGAGAATGAAATAATACCGACAGGAGCTCTTCGGCCTGGATCTGATTGGGGGCGTTCATAATTTATTAAAAAGTTAATCAAATATAACTATAAAAATATCATACCACATTTAACCCGATCATAGATTTTAAGTCATTTTTTAATTTATTAAATCTCTTGCATCTCGTGCAGGAATTACTAGCAAAAAAATAATGACAACCCGGCTTACTCTACTGACACGCCCTTGTCACAAAGCCGGGCTATTTTTGCTGTATTATTAAAATAAGAAAAAATGAAACTAGCATCCTTGCGTATTATTACTACCGACACCGAAATTCTCACCGACTTCTACGAAAAGATAACCGGTATACAGGCAATACGCTATACTCCGGATTTTTCAGAAATAAAAACACCTGTTGCCACTCTGGCTATCGGCAGTACCCGTACCCTCCAGTTTTTCGGCGGTGAAACTACGGCAAGACCTGCAGAAAACCGTACCGCGATCGTGGAATTTTTAGTGGATGACGTCGATGCAGAATTCGAACGGCTAAAAAAAGATCTCACCCTGGATCTTGTTCAGGAGCCCACCGTAATGCCGTGGGGAAACAAATCACTCCTCTTCCGTGATCCTGAAGGCAATCTGGTCAATTTCTTTACCCCTGTTTCGAAGGAAGCATTGGAAAAATTTAAGGCTGAATAAAACTTGTTTAAATGTCTGACAAAATAGGGCTGCTTATTTTATTATAAGCAGCCCTGTTTTTATTTTATTTGTTCTTATAATGCACTAAAGAAAGACCTTTCAGGATTTCCGCGCTCTGTTCGGGTGTGATGTCCCGCTGCGGTTCGGCCAGCATTTCGTAGCCGACCATAAACTTTTTAACCTCAGCATTCCTCAACAGGGGCGGATAAAAATGCATGTGAAAATGCCATTCCGGATGCAGCTGCCCGTCCGTTGGCGACTGGTGAATCCCGGCTGAATAAGGAAAAGAAATTTCAAAAAGATTATCGTATTTGGTCGTTAGATCTTTAATCATGGAGGCTAAAGATCGTTTTTCAGCTTCAGAAAATTGAAGAAGATTTTCTATTTTCCGTTTGCTGACAATCATGGTTTCGTACGGCCAGACCGCCCAGAAAGGAACAATGGCCACGAAATCTTCGTTTTCCAGAATAATTCTCTCGTTGATCTCGAGTTCTTTCTTAATGTAATCTTCCAAGAGTGAGGTTCCGTTTGTATCAAAATATTTTTTCAGGTTTTCCTGTGTTTTTGATACGATGGAAGGAATGGAAGACTGCGCCCAGATCTGCCCGTGCGGATGCGGGTTGCTGCAGCCCATGATCTGCCCTTTGTTCTCAAAAATCTGGACATGATTGATATATTCCAAGTTTCCCAGCTCCTCATATTGTTTTTGCCATACATCCACAACATTTTTAATGTCGTCTGTTTCCATTTCCGGTAACGTCAGGCTATGATTTTCCGAAAAGCAGATCACCCGGTTGATTCCCCGCTCCGGCTTTAGCGTAAAGAAACCGGACGATTCAATAGAAGTTTCAACCTCATCTTTCATCAGAGAGCCAAAATCGTTAGCAAAAACATAAACGCCTCTGTATTCAGGGTTTCTTTCGCCGTTGACGCGAAGGTTTCCCGAACAGAGATAGCAGTACTCATCATGAGCCGGAAGTTCTTCTTCCGTTCTCTTTTCAGTCTGTCCCTGCCAGGGCCGGTTGGCTCTTTGCGGAGACACGAGAATCCACTCGTCCAAAAGCGGATTGTATCTTCTATGCGGATGCTGTTTCTGATTAAATGACGAATTCATTTCTTTTGTATTCATTTATTCCGTCCGATATTTTTACCCGGTATACTTTCATTTCAATGCCAAATGCAGCCTTGTATTCAGCCGTTATATTTTCAATGACTTCCGCTACATTTTCATTTCTAATAAGATTGATACTGCACCCGCCGAAACCGCCGCCCATCATTCTCGCTCCCAATACTCCGTTCTGCTTCAACGTTTCCTCTACCATAAAATCCAACTCCTCACAGCTCACTTCAAATTCAGTTGAAAGTCCGGCATGCGTTTCAACAAGAAGTTTACCCAGATACTCTGCATTGCCGGCCGATAAAGCCTTAGCGGCCTCTTCCACCCGCTTGATTTCCTTAAGGAGGTATTTACATCTTTTATAGGAAGTCTCTCCCATTTCCGCTTTTACCTCATCCAACATTTCTAAGGTGAAATCCCTGAATTTTTGTACCTCGGGAAATTTTTTCCACAATATATTTTTTCCATGCTCAACATCTTTCCGTCGGTCATTATAGCCGGAAGTGAGATGGGTATGTTTTACGCAGCTGTCGAAAAGAACCAGGCTGTAGCCATCCAGATTGGCTTCAAAATACTGGTGCTCCAGAGAATTGCAATCCAGCATGATCACCTGATGTTCTTTTCCGAAAACAGAAGAAAACTGGTCCATGATCCCGCACTTTACCCCGACAAAGGTATGTTCTGATTTCTGACCGATCAAAGCCAGATCTTTTTTGGTTAAATGTAAATTAAAAAGCTCATTCAGAATGTAGGCAAACCCGCATTCCAAAGCTGCTGAAGAAGAAAGCCCCGAACCCATCGGAATGGTGCTGCTGAAAGCAATCTGCAAGCCTCCTATTTCCTTGCCCGATTCCTGGATGGCATTGAAAACGCCCAATAAATAATTGACCCAGGTCTGTGAAACAGGAGACTGTTTTTCGTTTACATTAAAGCTGAAAGACTCGTTAAAATCTTTTGCGAAAAAAGTGCAGGTTTCGGAATCGTCCGTTTTTTTTACGGCAAAACAAATATGCTTGTCGATAGCGGCCGGCAATACAAAACCATCGCTGTAATCCACATGCTCACCAATAATGTTGATTCTTCCCGGAGCAAGAAAGATGCGTTCCGGTTCCGACTGAAATACCGATCGGAATGCCTCCGAAGTATCGTTAATTAATTGTTCCTGCATAGCAGCTGCAATTTATGATTTTTTACGTTTTGGCTAAAGCCAATTTTCATTAATAATTCTAAAAAACGGGCTAAAGCCCGTTCCTGTTGATATTCGAATTGTATTTAATCGTAGTTCAATATGTTCCCAAAATGATTTTGGAAAATTAATAGAAAATAAGTGACTACTTTCTGCTGATTACTTTTTTAGCAGCTTCCACAATATCATTTGCGGTCAGTCCATATTTTTCCATCAGCTGGTCGGGTGTTCCGCTTTCCCCAAAGCTGTCGTTTACCGCAACATATTCCTGCGGCGCCAGATGTTCCGTGATGAGAAGCTGGGCTACGCTGTCGCCCAATCCGCCTAACCGGTTGTGCTCTTCGGCTGTTACTACGCAGCCTGTTTTTTTAACGGAATTAAGAATCGCTTCCGTATCCAGCGGCTTGATCGTATGGATGTTGATGATTTCCGCATCAATCCCCTGCTCTTCCAGCATTTCTCCGGCTTTTATGGCTTCCCAGACCAAATGTCCTGTGGCAACAATCGTTACATCTTTTCCTTCGTTTACCATCCAGGCTTTCCCGATCTCAAATT from Chryseobacterium sp. SORGH_AS_0447 includes these protein-coding regions:
- a CDS encoding AraC family transcriptional regulator, whose amino-acid sequence is MTEKQDIVYSCYHEMSRKGENFVPQHTLSYQIAGSFTLLEGKQKYEAQEGDFHLIRKNQLVKFIKYPPEIGTFESMNIYLSEDNLRNFAQEYGCSAQHPAVVKPMHRIEQNDLLKNYIISLQTLIKTGIQNNSLIDLKIKELLMILLQSSQPELQQVLFDFSQPHKIDLERFMNQNYRYNVNLERFAYLTGRSLATFKRDFEKIFHTSPHRWLLQKRLDEAHFLIRENKQAPSGIYTDLGFEDLSHFSYAFKKRFGYSPTKIQSD
- a CDS encoding aldehyde dehydrogenase family protein, which produces MKQVNKIYINGKFVNPHGTEILEIINPSDNKKIGEAILADETDVRNAVVTAKEAFKTFSQTTVEERVLYLEKLKEAVEKKQDELTEIMIEEYGGTRQFSTISSRYTGSWFDSMAEVLKNFKFGKMINSSLVKLQPVGVVGMITPWNASSSSIASKVATAIAAGCTSVIKASEMSSLQTMVLMEAFHEAGLPEGAVNFVTGLGNVVGTELIRNPDVAKISFTGSTAVGKMIAGNAACTMKRVTLELGGKSPNIILDDADLDQVIPMAVYGAYMNSGQACIAPTRLLVPEHKLDQVNRIAKMTAEQMVVGLPQDEKTQIGPMVSVRQYERVQSFIEAGLEEGALLLAGGPGKPQGLEAGNFVKPTIFTGVKNDMKIAREEIFGPVLSIISYKNEEEAIAIANDTPYGLAAYISSSDPERAMDIASKIDAGRICINGFSHDPMVPFGGFKQSGIGREYGEFGLQHYLEAKAILK
- a CDS encoding SDR family oxidoreductase, with translation MEKQITRRNAIGKIATTIAVAAVAPGTFAQSQNKKTNPAMGPDLTDPTTKYPRPPFKRQFQPFPGLASKMDPVPDHGEKTYVGSGRLMGRKALITGGDSGIGRAAAIAYAREGADVAINYLPEEEPDAKEVVALIRQAGRKAVAIPGDIRTEDFCKKLVAQAVQELGGLDILVNNAGHQKTHESILDISTEEFERTMKTNIYAPFWITKAALPHLKPGSSIIGLSSVQAYDPSENLYDYAQTKAATTSYVKSLAKQLGPKGIRVNGVAPGPVWTALEVSGGQTQENIEKFGEETPLGRPGQPAELASIFVQLADNNASFTTGHIYGAAGGSGQP
- a CDS encoding glycoside hydrolase family 97 protein, with protein sequence MKNRILGTVLFPIFCACINAQSLKSPDGKLMMNFQLKQGVPYYNLTCNGIPVIEDSRLGLRLFKNNTVKFASEINKKEEGSNDLNNGFSKTDEKRDAKNETWQPVLGEKKNYINHYNELAVTLNQASTDRNIVVRFRLFDDGLGFRYEFPQQKNLNYFIIKEEDTEFDLPTDMKAWWIVADYDSQEYPSQTTKISEIPARWSQGVDKHSSQTLVKDAVQSPLMLKKEGRDPLYMNIAEAAVLNYPASNLEVDVKNFKLKTHLTPDKNGAKGYIQTSSVTPWRTIIVSPKAEVVLDSKMLFNLNEPTKYKDTSYIHPTKYMGVWWEMIIGKSQWAYGQPKTNVHISDTDFSKLTPNGKHGANNTKVKEYIDFASENGFNGLLVEGWNIGWEDWIGHSKEFVFDFITPYPDFDIEMLNQYAHSKGIKLIMHHETSGSATNYERWADKAFRLMNQYGYDAVKTGYVGDIIPRSEHHFSQWMINHFYRIAEKANEYKIMVNSHESVRPGGESRTYPNWVSAESARGTEHEAFLGNNPDHQTILPFTRWMGGSMDYTPGIFQTKLDYYFPGDKRFVQTTLAKQLALYVVMYMPVQMAADLPENYKKHMDAFQFIKDVAADWDDTKILSAEPGDYIITARKAKGTENWFVGGITDENKRSYRLDFSFLEKGRKYEATVYEDGKKADYIDNPQSYTIYKKIITSKSKIDFNMARSGGFAVSVKPLK
- a CDS encoding ATP-binding protein, which translates into the protein MNAPNQIQAEELLSVLFHSPSATAVYAYKDDDITILSANQAMLKFWGKDKGVIGEKFKIALPELHDQPFYDILINVWNSGETFMAKDYPAVLLTNGYPEKFYFDFEYKAILGPDGKTAYILNTASEVTERQKAMQMVDEKSKSEQKLIDDLSALNEEYLATNEDLVSKHEELFNANSELLKIKKELLTANHALEENEKRFKNLVEKSPVAMASLRGENFQVEIVNDKVLDIWNKDRSVVGLPLAEALPELEDQPFIDILKEVYTSGKPYFGKELKAMLEKNGELIECYLNFVYQPIFDENNAAVSILVVATDVTEQVQARESVVEIKNRLEIALDASRLGSTEINLSTGMMDSTNQFKYNYGYHAEDKFTYLDLYQSILPEHRRRIKDLVKESIKTNQIYKAEYPVQWKDGSIHWIQAHGLPRFNDEGIADRMVGMNADITDKKLAEQRKDDFLSVASHELKTPLTAVRASIQLLNRIKEKPYSPMHIRLIEQSDKGIEKMCMLIDDLLNMSRLGQDQLMLEYQTFNLHEMLSKSCHHVRLEGKHKLILRGDELLEIHADEHRIEQVVINLVNNAVKYAKGSREIQIFTEAEPEYVKISVRDFGQGISEAVIPHLFDRYYRAEHAGKSYSGLGLGLYICSEIIKKHSGKIGVDSKIGEGSTFWFTLPRKKPGKASLAAE
- a CDS encoding VOC family protein, yielding MKLASLRIITTDTEILTDFYEKITGIQAIRYTPDFSEIKTPVATLAIGSTRTLQFFGGETTARPAENRTAIVEFLVDDVDAEFERLKKDLTLDLVQEPTVMPWGNKSLLFRDPEGNLVNFFTPVSKEALEKFKAE
- a CDS encoding UDP-glucose--hexose-1-phosphate uridylyltransferase, which produces MNTKEMNSSFNQKQHPHRRYNPLLDEWILVSPQRANRPWQGQTEKRTEEELPAHDEYCYLCSGNLRVNGERNPEYRGVYVFANDFGSLMKDEVETSIESSGFFTLKPERGINRVICFSENHSLTLPEMETDDIKNVVDVWQKQYEELGNLEYINHVQIFENKGQIMGCSNPHPHGQIWAQSSIPSIVSKTQENLKKYFDTNGTSLLEDYIKKELEINERIILENEDFVAIVPFWAVWPYETMIVSKRKIENLLQFSEAEKRSLASMIKDLTTKYDNLFEISFPYSAGIHQSPTDGQLHPEWHFHMHFYPPLLRNAEVKKFMVGYEMLAEPQRDITPEQSAEILKGLSLVHYKNK